A single window of Aspergillus oryzae RIB40 DNA, chromosome 8 DNA harbors:
- a CDS encoding uncharacterized protein (predicted protein), protein MAAWLGLEHDEGGWAITDNDAMRRVINGMDCPANQHPSIALFVGHTAKAQALRSLYPHNNTGRHRKQGWAQLHLSGAATSHPVIVIESSLSRTSPPGPSQQEPLRRYPIPRTRGRSYEDLQSLLYRDVLLPIVDTVCVFAADCGGIRHVQHLLASWGSLPPTGLDGAAASVRPRWVIVLTDPDDDAVPAGGIETTLQATAVPHLAGSVAVVDLRPRQPLSRLSRFEPLRRRLSLELDEVRTLRANAHLLFSALHLEWIFRGLLRHVAQGPASPFNCIQACRPQHLDADEVAQYLGIFLQLAEKTQIADPFMATFIASAFLMDAYPPGMHSE, encoded by the coding sequence ATGGCTGCATGGTTGGGACTGGAACATGACGAGGGGGGCTGGGCCATCACGGACAACGACGCGATGCGGAGGGTCATCAACGGAATGGACTGCCCTGCCAATCAGCACCCTTCCATCGCGCTCTTTGTAGGACACACCGCCAAGGCGCAGGCGCTCCGATCGCTGTATCCGCATAACAATACTGGCCGTCACCGGAAGCAGGGTTGGGCTCAACTGCACCTGTCCGGCGCGGCCACATCTCATCCGGTTATAGTCATCGAGAGCAGCCTCTCGCGCACGTCCCCGCCCGGGCCATCCCAGCAGGAGCCACTCCGGCGATACCCCATCCCCCGCACTCGGGGACGCTCCTACGAGGATCTTCAGTCACTGCTGTACCGAGACGTCCTACTCCCGATCGTGGACACCGTGTGCGTCTTCGCAGCCGACTGCGGCGGCATCCGTCACGTCCAACACTTGCTCGCATCGTGGGGCTCGCTACCGCCGACCGGTCTGGACGGCGCAGCGGCTTCCGTGCGTCCCCGTTGGGTGATTGTCCTGACAGACCCCGACGATGATGCAGTCCCGGCGGGAGGGATAGAAACCACGCTGCAGGCCACGGCTGTGCCCCATCTCGCGGGATCCGTCGCGGTTGTCGACCTGCGGCCCCGGCAGCCGTTGTCGCGGTTGAGCCGGTTCGAGCCCCTCCGGCGACGGCTGTCACTGGAGCTGGACGAGGTGCGCACGCTGCGTGCCAACGCacatctcctcttctccgccctCCATCTGGAGTGGATCTTCCGGGGACTGCTGCGGCACGTCGCGCAAGGCCCTGCGTCGCCATTCAATTGCATCCAAGCGTGCCGTCCCCAGCACTTGGACGCTGATGAGGTCGCTCAATACCTCGGAATCTTCCTGCAGCTCGCCGAGAAGACCCAGATAGCGGACCCATTCATGGCAACCTTCATTGCGTCGGCGTTCCTTATGGATGCATATCCGCCCGGAATGCACAGTGAGTAG